Proteins co-encoded in one Desulfosalsimonas propionicica genomic window:
- a CDS encoding RNA recognition motif domain-containing protein: MNMYIGNLAYNVTEEDLKGAFAEFGTIESVNVVKDRFSGQSKGFGFVDMPDNSEADRAIKALNGIQIKGRSIKISQSNQKTRGRKKQRRR, from the coding sequence ATGAACATGTACATCGGCAACCTTGCCTATAATGTGACCGAAGAAGACTTAAAAGGCGCTTTTGCCGAATTCGGCACCATTGAAAGTGTCAATGTTGTAAAAGACCGCTTTTCAGGCCAGTCCAAGGGATTTGGTTTTGTGGACATGCCGGACAATTCAGAGGCGGACCGCGCCATCAAGGCACTAAACGGCATCCAGATCAAAGGCCGTTCCATCAAGATCAGCCAGTCCAACCAGAAAACCCGCGGCCGCAAAAAACAGCGCCGCA